The Anguilla rostrata isolate EN2019 chromosome 2, ASM1855537v3, whole genome shotgun sequence genome contains the following window.
CTGCCTATATTATCTGTTCACCTGATCTGTGCTTTGGAACGTTATCGTTTACAGATGGCGATTTATACGTCCGGCTATACTATACCATAAGATGGAATCAATCTTTCACCACAGTATGCAGGTAAACTTTACagcaataaaatcaaataaattgaaatgcGATATCagcagttttcattttgttaggTTTAGCGTTTTAGCCTACTTCGGCTGCATGTCCACAGAATGGTTGATGACCTTAAGTTAACTGCGAAAAAGCTTCTAAATTCCAAAGTCCGTTTGTTCCAATTAATCTTAAAACATAAACAACGGCGGAGTGTTATAAGGTAGGCTTAATAGGCCAAACTTTATTGTGAATTAAGCAGACGACAATATGCATACAAATAATATACTCTATATATTTCAAACTTTACATTCGCTATCAACTATGGCCTACATAGCAACATTTATAAAACAACAGCCTGTAACGCCTCGTTTTCAGTAGCTAACCGAGTAGTTGTTTACAAATGTTAATGTATTACCATTTACAAATATATCATCTTTTATCAAAATAACCTATATGCTCTCATACCGTATTTACACGACATTtacagaataaattaaattaaattggctTGGAAGCACTCTTCAGGGCCGTTGTGTTTGGCACGTCCAACTCGTCGCGTCATGGCGGTATACGAACTCCTTCCTGGATAAAACAAAGTCATGGCACTTAGTTATGTTCATTTATAACTGAAAGGCCTGAGCTCACACGTGAAGAGTGCACGGCTGGAGCACAAGTAGTCTACTAACACGAGATGATTGGTGTGACTGAAATAAATTGACGTTGTAGGTACGAGGGAATGTACTCACTCTCTGCGGGGCGTCTCGGCGCTGCTGCGGCACAGGAGCCCCTCGTCGCAAGGGCAGATCTGGTTGATGCTGAATGCCAGGCCGCCGTCGGGCACGAAGCAGCTCTCTCCACGCGCCAGCCGCCGTTTGCACACTTGTTCGCCGTGGTGTCGAGCACAGCACATCGAGCCCTCGCAGTCCCGGTCAACCTTGCACCTGGCTCCTAAACGAGAACATTTCTGTCAAACAGCATCCTCAATCTGCGTGTATCCCATACTCCCGTAGGCGGCAGGGCGTGACAGGGAGATAAGTCATAACCGATATTTTCATAAGAATAAAATGTTGGACTAGCTAGTATGTTTCTGAAGCTTGAGTTTGACGAGATGAGACTAGGTTGTCCAGCAATATGTCTCTCCCAAAGCTGAAATTAAACCTACACCTATGCACACTCCACTCCAAaagcaaaacacattaaaacttGTGTGGCCATTTTCTTGTGAAATTTCTTTTCTTACTGTGGTTTTTATTTGGTGTCTTAAGCTATTAATCTTGTGAACAGTTGAACTGGATATGTTGAACAGGAGTTGTAATACAAGATTCTGAGATATTTGGTAAGCGTTGCAGTAGGAGATCTCTCCAACCTGTCCTCAGTTTATAGTGTAGTTAAGTTGAAcataaatataggctacaaaatAATGTGATGATTTATCTTTGTCTCATATTTTTGCAGGGGCCCTGTCAAGAGTTATCCCCAACATGACTGGCTGTCAGCTTTGTTGAGAGCACCGGGTCTAGCGGGTGAGTAGATATGCCCTACCTTCCTGTCCTTCGGGAATACTGCGGTGACACTTTCCGAACATGCAGCTGAGACCGCGCACACACTGGGCGTCCCGTCGGCAGTATTGTCCCGCCTGCTTGAGGGGCACGCATAGCCCAAAGTGGCGGTCACAGGAGAGCCCCCTTCCACAAGCGCGGTCATGGTCACAAACCACCTGACAAAGGATGACATTACAACAGGTCAACTTAAGACACTTGATTTGTTACCTGCAGCTGGTAAATATTGGCTAGAGCCTGCCTTGCAGCTCAGACATGTTGGATGCAGTGTCCAGTTAAGGGTGGGGAAATGCTTAAACAATGATACACTGGGAACACTTGGAAAATCCCCAGTTTCCTTTGCCAGCAAGTTTGTGGAACAGCAGAGTCTCCAAATTGAAACATTTAGAACAAACAGTGCCTGTTAATGGGGCAGCACCCTCTCCATCCCAATATCAACATTTTCACACCATCAACATGTAACCCTGTCTGTTGCTGTCTGTGACGTGTTGAAATCCATGTCCAGCCTGACAGAGGATTCttaaagatcattttaaaagtCTGTGCTGTTGCTGGCGAGTGGTTTTTGGATTATGTGGTAAGGACTTTGGTTTCATTCTTGCCATTCTCTGTTCCAACATGGATACTGTGAACAGTCTGTACAGCAGGATTAATCTAATGAAAACCAGAGACTTTCGAACAGGACATTTGCAGCCACATATtaaaatgttcactgttaaaTCAATGTCGATTGAGTACATTTGATCCCCCTTGCCCTGATAtgaactctgttagagttaatTCACAATGAGCAGTCGACCACGCACACAGTAAATCTCAGTTAAACAGGAGCAGATAAGGGAAGAAGCTAAAGCAGCTTTCAGACTGTTTGCTGTAAAGAGCTTGCCCCGAGTCCAGTCCGCAGCAGGAGGGCGGAAGGGGTTTCAGAGTTTGAGACGGACTCACCGACGATCcccgggcggcggcggcgggtgaCGCTGTGTCCCGGGCGGCAGGGGGCACGTCCTCGGGGGGGCTGTAGGGGATGGAGAGCATCCACGCCCAAATGCGTCCCTCCGCCGGGCCAACGGACAGATCCAGGCACAGCAGCGCCAGAGGGAGGAGCCGCAGGGTGACGGACATCTCCACGCGTCGGTCCGAGGGCGAGAGGGATGCGAGGGAAAAGGGggtcccaaaataaaaaagacaggagGGTGGAAAGGTCGCTCGCTGCGGGGCGAGGTCCAGCCGGTCTTaggaggggcgagagagagagaggagatgctCAGCAGTGAGAGACGATGTTCAGTCAGATGTTCCAGGATGTTCTCTGTAGTCAGGCTGCAGTGGCCGGCTCCTCTCTGGCCTCGTGCTCTTATAGAGAGCCGGGCCCTCTGCTTCGTCCCCTGTGCTGTTTGCCCAAGCCGCAGGGTGGGAGGAGACAATTAGTAGTTAATGGATTAGCTTAATTGCCTGCGCAACTCCCTGGAAAACGATGAGCGAAGTTATCAGCCGAGGAGAaagggggtaggggtgggggtgggggtgggggtgggggtgggagggggggggtggagggtagCACGGAGACAACAGGTCCACACAATGGGAGGAGACGAGCCCCCTCTTGGGCTTATCTCATTTTGGACAAACAGGGCCTAGGTAATGGCCGGGACAAAAGCCGGCAAACAAGCCTGAATGTCGGAGGCCGCTGAAAGGCGTCCGCGGCCCGGCGCTGTTGACCCTGGCCCTCTCGCTATACAAACGGCACTCCGCCCCACGCTGGGAGCAATTTGCAGAAGCAGCGTTCCGCAGGCAACCCCGGGCTCTCATTAAACGTAATTACGGTGAGTGATTATCTCTCGGTGAATGTAGACAAGGGGCAGCGGGTcacggggggtcggggggggggaggcagttcAACATGTGGAACAGGTGAACACACGACTTGGTGTTTTTGCAAACTTGCAAAACCGTCTTACGTTTTCCTACAAATGATAggtaagcaaataaaaaatcgTGAAACAAGTTATGCTGATCTTCACAGCTAGATTTAAGTCTTATTGTATGAACACCTAAACCCGTTAGCAAAATGTGACCTTTTTAATATGTGAACTATAGGTAAACTGTCCAAATGGCAGCGCTTCCCTGTTGCGAGCAGAGGCAAAAACCACGAGAAGCTGTTGGCTTGTGCAGG
Protein-coding sequences here:
- the LOC135247929 gene encoding dickkopf-related protein 3-like isoform X1 → MSVTLRLLPLALLCLDLSVGPAEGRIWAWMLSIPYSPPEDVPPAARDTASPAAAARGSSVVCDHDRACGRGLSCDRHFGLCVPLKQAGQYCRRDAQCVRGLSCMFGKCHRSIPEGQEGARCKVDRDCEGSMCCARHHGEQVCKRRLARGESCFVPDGGLAFSINQICPCDEGLLCRSSAETPRREKEFVYRHDATSWTCQTQRP
- the LOC135247929 gene encoding dickkopf-related protein 3-like isoform X2 translates to MSVTLRLLPLALLCLDLSVGPAEGRIWAWMLSIPYSPPEDVPPAARDTASPAAAARGSSVVCDHDRACGRGLSCDRHFGLCVPLKQAGQYCRRDAQCVRGLSCMFGKCHRSIPEGQEGARCKVDRDCEGSMCCARHHGEQVCKRRLARGESCFVPDGGLAFSINQICPCDEGLLCRSSAETPRRE